From a region of the Synechococcus sp. RS9916 genome:
- the metG gene encoding methionine--tRNA ligase, translating into MTYSLTTPLYYVNDKPHLGSTYTTLACDALARFQRLEGNDVVFITGVDEHGQKIQRTAADRGVTPQEHCDAITKRYISLWSDWGISNDRFVRTTEERHLPLVEAFFKRCEANGDIRIGRQTGWYCVGCEEFKDEPPEAKDPYCPIHQKALEWRDEENLFFCLSNFQDKIEQLISQPDFIAPANRRKEIQNFVAGGLRDFSISRVNVSWGLPVPGHPGHTFYVWFDALLGYLTALLDDGGTVDLDRLASVGWPAQMHVIGKDILRFHAVYWPAMLMSAGLPVPARVFGHGFLTREGQKMGKSLGNVLDPELLLERCGTDAVRWYLLRDIQFGDDGDFQQQRFSDLVNNDLANTIGNLLNRTASMARKWFGDAVPQAGTAIATDHPLRQHAEAAIGQVRDAMPDMAFQRASEAVLQLAIQANGYLNERAPWSLMKQPGQEDAVGSDLYAVLECCRIVGLLLNPLVPDLSERILNQLGQHTMPEQWHDALIWGKLPSEQPLPKPNPVMQRLELESPL; encoded by the coding sequence ATGACCTACAGCCTCACGACCCCTCTCTATTACGTCAACGACAAACCCCATCTCGGCAGCACCTACACCACGCTGGCTTGTGATGCTCTGGCCCGCTTTCAACGGCTGGAGGGCAATGACGTGGTGTTCATCACCGGGGTTGATGAACATGGTCAAAAGATTCAGCGCACCGCTGCAGACCGTGGCGTCACACCGCAGGAGCATTGCGACGCCATCACGAAGCGCTACATCTCGCTCTGGTCGGACTGGGGAATCAGCAACGATCGCTTCGTTCGCACCACAGAAGAGCGCCACCTGCCATTAGTCGAGGCATTTTTCAAACGATGTGAAGCCAACGGCGACATTCGCATTGGCCGGCAAACCGGTTGGTACTGCGTTGGCTGTGAGGAATTCAAGGATGAGCCTCCTGAAGCGAAGGACCCCTACTGCCCTATTCACCAGAAAGCCCTGGAATGGCGTGATGAGGAGAACCTGTTTTTCTGCCTCTCCAATTTCCAGGACAAGATTGAACAGCTGATCAGCCAGCCTGATTTCATTGCTCCAGCGAATCGGCGCAAGGAAATCCAGAACTTTGTTGCTGGGGGCTTGAGGGATTTCTCGATCTCACGCGTCAACGTGTCATGGGGACTGCCAGTTCCTGGCCATCCAGGCCACACCTTCTATGTCTGGTTTGACGCACTGCTCGGCTATCTAACAGCGTTGCTCGATGACGGCGGCACGGTTGATCTTGATCGCCTCGCCAGCGTCGGCTGGCCCGCTCAGATGCATGTCATCGGCAAAGACATCCTGCGTTTCCATGCGGTGTATTGGCCGGCGATGCTGATGTCGGCTGGACTGCCGGTTCCAGCGCGCGTCTTTGGCCATGGATTTCTGACCCGAGAAGGCCAGAAGATGGGTAAATCGTTAGGCAACGTGCTCGATCCCGAGTTGCTGCTCGAGCGCTGTGGAACTGATGCGGTGCGTTGGTACTTGCTCCGCGACATCCAGTTCGGCGACGACGGCGACTTCCAGCAACAGCGTTTCAGTGATCTGGTCAACAACGATCTGGCCAATACGATCGGCAACCTGCTCAACCGCACGGCCTCGATGGCGCGCAAGTGGTTTGGAGATGCCGTTCCTCAGGCAGGAACGGCCATTGCGACAGATCATCCCTTGCGTCAACACGCCGAAGCAGCCATCGGCCAGGTGCGTGATGCGATGCCAGACATGGCCTTCCAACGGGCTTCAGAAGCCGTCTTGCAGCTGGCCATTCAGGCCAACGGCTACCTCAATGAACGAGCCCCTTGGAGCCTGATGAAACAGCCAGGTCAGGAAGACGCTGTTGGTTCCGATCTCTATGCAGTGCTCGAATGTTGCCGGATTGTGGGATTACTGCTCAATCCACTGGTGCCGGATCTGAGTGAGCGGATCCTCAATCAACTCGGCCAGCACACGATGCCAGAGCAATGGCATGACGCGTTGATCTGGGGGAAACTTCCCAGTGAACAGCCTCTGCCTAAGCCCAATCCGGTGATGCAACGTCTCGAACTGGAGTCACCGCTTTGA
- the lptC gene encoding LPS export ABC transporter periplasmic protein LptC, translating to MIAALILGGCASVDESTSTEAPPFVFRSLELRQKRPNGEKDWDLTSPEARYEFSRRLVRASRPEGLLYRNNLPAYRIRADRATVINDGQLVLLEGDVQLQQLQGQKVLIKGDRLRWTPPQALLVMEQRPEAIDRLTRIQSKRAQLQQRTEDLTLLGNVQLERWNQAPVRQQGSKADSVVRARQTQWNLGSGSLESQGPVLGQRRGSGHQTLQQLHAERLSGNTVKGFLDLIGPVKVLAPDRDGRLDATTTRWLFAEDALLNDQPFEASMKDSRLSGRGFRIAMGQTTVNVLSGCELKQPGDQLQASRCTWNWTTNQVEAQGNVELQRKANQQITRSDRLVGSVGRNGTVVFSSPGGSVQSQLKINDNLKRPSTQEKDRSSPVSF from the coding sequence GTGATCGCTGCTCTCATCCTTGGGGGGTGTGCTTCGGTTGACGAATCAACGTCCACGGAGGCGCCACCCTTTGTGTTTCGTTCCCTGGAGCTTCGCCAGAAACGACCGAATGGAGAAAAAGACTGGGATCTAACCAGCCCTGAAGCGCGTTATGAATTCAGCCGTCGTCTCGTAAGAGCGAGTCGCCCGGAAGGCCTTCTTTATCGCAACAATCTGCCGGCCTACCGAATCCGTGCCGACAGAGCCACGGTGATCAACGACGGTCAATTGGTCCTCTTGGAAGGCGACGTTCAGTTGCAGCAGTTGCAAGGCCAGAAGGTCTTGATCAAAGGTGACCGACTGCGCTGGACTCCTCCCCAGGCCCTGTTGGTGATGGAACAGCGCCCTGAAGCGATTGACCGCCTGACCAGAATTCAAAGTAAGCGGGCACAGCTTCAACAGCGCACCGAGGACCTCACCCTGCTTGGAAACGTTCAGCTGGAACGTTGGAATCAGGCTCCAGTGCGTCAGCAGGGCAGCAAGGCGGACTCCGTGGTGCGTGCTCGCCAGACGCAATGGAACCTTGGCTCCGGTTCTCTCGAGTCCCAGGGACCCGTGCTAGGCCAGCGCCGCGGTTCAGGCCATCAAACCCTTCAGCAATTGCATGCCGAACGATTGAGCGGAAACACAGTCAAGGGTTTCCTTGATTTGATCGGCCCCGTCAAGGTTCTGGCTCCAGACCGTGATGGCCGACTTGATGCCACCACCACCCGATGGTTGTTTGCTGAAGATGCGTTGTTGAATGACCAACCATTCGAGGCATCCATGAAGGATTCACGCCTTTCGGGTCGTGGGTTCCGGATTGCCATGGGCCAGACAACGGTGAACGTGCTCAGTGGATGTGAGCTCAAGCAACCTGGAGACCAACTCCAGGCCTCACGCTGCACCTGGAACTGGACCACCAATCAGGTTGAGGCCCAGGGGAACGTGGAGCTTCAACGCAAGGCCAATCAGCAGATCACCCGTAGCGATCGACTGGTTGGATCTGTGGGGCGCAATGGCACCGTTGTGTTCTCTTCACCGGGTGGGTCGGTCCAATCCCAACTGAAGATCAACGACAACCTGAAGCGTCCTTCAACGCAGGAGAAGGACCGTTCGTCTCCAGTGTCGTTCTGA
- a CDS encoding cofactor assembly of complex C subunit B has product MPFGARVSLSVGVLLLLLAAGNVFTAVAIDPTLQRAEVLAGMAAVGLMLVAVLWTRAQPLAPKAVELPGEQSLKLLPELSELCRTELAWGSHLLLTATSAATILVAWDGHVLLRRGLVPETLLIADQDGANGETFTPGPICERAQRQGQLVSLVKTALYPGRTEFDPVLPGLPSVMVQPLGDRGWVVLGGWTERCFSRSDERWFTGWCERLRTTLETNGPSPALKDASGCR; this is encoded by the coding sequence ATGCCTTTTGGAGCACGCGTCAGTCTGTCGGTCGGGGTGTTGCTGCTTTTGCTCGCCGCAGGCAACGTGTTCACGGCTGTCGCCATTGATCCAACCCTTCAACGGGCGGAAGTGTTGGCCGGAATGGCTGCTGTGGGGTTGATGCTCGTCGCCGTGCTGTGGACGCGGGCCCAACCCTTGGCCCCAAAAGCCGTGGAGCTTCCCGGTGAGCAGAGTCTCAAACTTCTCCCTGAGCTCAGTGAGCTCTGTCGTACGGAACTGGCTTGGGGAAGTCATCTTCTGCTGACAGCCACCTCTGCCGCCACAATCCTTGTGGCTTGGGATGGACACGTTCTGCTGCGGCGTGGTCTGGTGCCAGAAACCTTATTGATCGCCGACCAGGACGGCGCTAACGGAGAAACCTTCACCCCAGGCCCGATCTGTGAGCGGGCTCAACGGCAAGGGCAGTTGGTTTCCCTGGTCAAAACGGCTCTCTATCCGGGCCGCACCGAATTCGATCCGGTCCTTCCAGGTCTACCGTCCGTCATGGTGCAACCGCTGGGGGACCGGGGCTGGGTGGTGCTTGGAGGTTGGACGGAGCGTTGCTTCAGCCGCTCGGATGAACGTTGGTTTACCGGTTGGTGTGAACGACTCAGAACGACACTGGAGACGAACGGTCCTTCTCCTGCGTTGAAGGACGCTTCAGGTTGTCGTTGA
- a CDS encoding tellurite resistance TerB family protein codes for MDTAEAFAAIALGAVACDGVLGREEAHALRRHLEYRLPYRDRSDEQMGDLFDRLLTVLRQDGGLPRLIDQALPVLNPEQLETSLALAAQLVHADRVVDDEEHAFLAMLCERMPQGKERCEAIVSAIVALNRDSLAC; via the coding sequence ATGGACACCGCAGAAGCGTTTGCCGCCATTGCCCTTGGTGCTGTCGCCTGCGACGGCGTTTTGGGCCGAGAAGAAGCCCATGCCTTACGTCGGCACCTGGAGTACCGCCTCCCCTATCGCGACCGAAGCGATGAACAGATGGGGGACTTGTTTGATCGCCTGCTCACCGTGCTCCGTCAGGACGGAGGACTGCCGCGATTAATCGACCAGGCTTTGCCCGTATTGAACCCAGAACAACTCGAAACCTCCCTCGCTCTGGCTGCCCAATTGGTGCATGCAGACCGAGTGGTTGATGACGAGGAACACGCCTTCCTGGCCATGCTCTGTGAACGGATGCCCCAGGGGAAGGAGCGCTGCGAGGCGATTGTTTCGGCAATCGTGGCTTTAAACCGCGACAGCCTCGCCTGCTAA
- the psb32 gene encoding photosystem II repair protein Psb32, translating into MRSLYAGLLATCLSFLLLVPACFAVAPVDFPTEVPVESVIDSADVLSRASRSDITTGLEQFKQERVDARLVTVRRLDYGLSLNQFGEQLIERWSTQQQDLPLLLLLIESQNKQAAVVADPLLLDRLPDELLKSTGRTTMSQPLREGDRYRQASLDGITRLDVVLNGGADPGPPVEVERTTLPTNIPTVEETRESNAFTWVVVLLVVGTIVPMATWWVFSR; encoded by the coding sequence ATGCGTTCTCTTTATGCCGGCTTGCTGGCCACTTGCCTCAGTTTTCTGTTGCTCGTACCAGCCTGCTTCGCTGTCGCTCCAGTCGATTTCCCGACTGAAGTACCTGTGGAGAGTGTGATCGATTCGGCCGACGTGCTGAGTCGCGCCAGTCGTTCTGACATCACAACCGGTCTTGAACAGTTCAAGCAAGAACGCGTGGACGCCCGTCTTGTCACCGTCCGCCGTCTGGATTACGGCTTGAGCCTCAATCAGTTCGGTGAGCAACTGATCGAGCGTTGGTCGACCCAGCAACAGGATCTTCCCCTGTTGCTGCTGCTGATTGAGTCCCAGAACAAGCAAGCAGCCGTCGTTGCTGATCCCCTGCTTCTCGATCGTCTTCCCGATGAATTGCTGAAAAGCACCGGTCGCACCACCATGAGTCAACCCCTGCGGGAGGGTGATCGCTATCGCCAAGCCAGTCTCGATGGCATCACGCGTTTGGACGTGGTGTTGAACGGTGGCGCCGATCCCGGCCCTCCAGTTGAGGTGGAGCGCACCACGCTTCCGACCAACATCCCCACTGTCGAAGAAACCCGTGAGAGCAACGCGTTCACCTGGGTTGTCGTTCTGCTGGTTGTTGGCACCATCGTGCCTATGGCCACCTGGTGGGTCTTCTCCCGCTGA
- the pxcA gene encoding proton extrusion protein PcxA, producing MALRNWITTLGQANARDVNSDLDRGYEAALLIQSLELEYYGDRPIRQDLQLSVPSSVQATILRKFRAALSVCRSSLDKLEPIRGQFDTQELRQVQLIEAVVNRYSPRRTASAPTMSREPDPLPRSLLGVVDSVRRQLDPTAEATLVAGFRRRRDSTLISLKVLLLLILVPLLIQQTSRTYLISPMVDRFAPDLPFLSYPKPQLEEEAVEKLRVYKAEIEFDALLKGKAIPSQEELQQALATKAEELKEEADAASTHAIKNVLSDLAALIAFVVVCFSCREELRVLRGFFDEAVYGLSDSAKAFAIILFTDIFVGFHSPEGWTVLLDGIANHFGFPARENFILLFIATFPVILATVFKYWIFRYLNRVSPSSVATLRGMNGGG from the coding sequence ATGGCACTCCGCAACTGGATCACCACCCTGGGGCAAGCCAATGCCCGCGACGTGAACAGCGATCTCGATCGTGGTTATGAGGCTGCCCTTCTGATTCAGAGCCTTGAGCTGGAGTACTACGGCGATCGCCCCATCCGTCAGGATCTGCAGCTTTCGGTCCCGAGTTCTGTGCAGGCCACCATCCTGCGCAAATTCAGAGCCGCCCTCAGTGTCTGTCGCAGCAGCCTCGACAAGCTCGAACCGATTCGTGGTCAGTTCGACACCCAGGAGTTGCGTCAGGTCCAGTTGATCGAAGCGGTGGTCAATCGCTATTCCCCCCGTCGCACTGCATCTGCTCCGACCATGAGTCGGGAACCAGACCCGCTTCCCCGGTCTCTTCTTGGTGTAGTTGACAGTGTTCGGCGTCAACTTGATCCCACGGCAGAAGCCACTTTGGTGGCCGGTTTCCGTCGCCGCCGTGACTCGACCTTGATTTCACTCAAGGTCTTGCTCCTGCTGATCCTTGTGCCGCTCCTCATTCAGCAGACCAGTCGCACCTACCTGATCAGCCCCATGGTTGATCGATTCGCTCCTGACCTTCCCTTTCTGAGCTATCCAAAACCTCAGCTCGAAGAAGAAGCGGTGGAGAAACTGAGGGTCTACAAAGCTGAAATTGAATTTGATGCGTTGTTGAAGGGGAAGGCCATCCCCAGCCAGGAGGAGCTGCAGCAGGCCCTCGCCACAAAAGCAGAAGAATTGAAAGAGGAGGCGGATGCTGCCAGCACCCACGCCATCAAGAACGTCCTCTCTGACCTTGCAGCCCTGATCGCCTTCGTTGTGGTCTGTTTCTCTTGCCGCGAAGAATTACGGGTTCTGCGCGGGTTCTTTGATGAGGCTGTTTATGGGCTGAGTGACTCAGCCAAAGCGTTTGCCATCATTTTGTTCACGGATATCTTCGTCGGTTTCCACAGCCCAGAGGGTTGGACCGTCTTGCTCGATGGCATCGCCAATCACTTCGGCTTTCCGGCTCGTGAGAATTTCATCCTTCTGTTCATCGCCACATTCCCTGTGATCCTGGCGACGGTCTTTAAGTACTGGATTTTCCGCTATCTGAACCGCGTCAGTCCTTCCTCTGTGGCAACCCTGCGCGGCATGAACGGTGGAGGTTGA
- the cobU gene encoding bifunctional adenosylcobinamide kinase/adenosylcobinamide-phosphate guanylyltransferase translates to MEVEQGLVLVSGPSRSGKSRWAETLLDHQDAVTYVATAARREHDSSWQERLRLHRERRPAHWSLVEAEANLPALITDIDPNHHLLIDALGGYVAWCLELDHEQWQNACQQLIKSLTMRQRAAVVVIEETGWGVVPPTAIGGLFRDRLGSLAQALEQHSQRSWLVVQGRALDLHALGIPV, encoded by the coding sequence GTGGAGGTTGAGCAAGGCCTCGTGCTGGTGAGCGGCCCAAGCCGCAGTGGCAAAAGTCGTTGGGCAGAAACGCTCCTGGACCATCAAGACGCTGTCACCTACGTGGCGACCGCTGCGCGCAGGGAGCACGATTCTTCTTGGCAGGAACGCTTGCGTCTCCATCGTGAGCGGCGGCCAGCGCACTGGAGCCTGGTGGAGGCCGAGGCCAACTTGCCTGCTCTGATTACAGACATCGATCCAAATCATCATCTGTTGATCGACGCCCTTGGTGGCTATGTGGCGTGGTGTTTGGAGCTAGACCACGAGCAGTGGCAGAACGCTTGTCAACAGTTGATCAAAAGCCTCACCATGCGCCAACGAGCCGCTGTTGTCGTCATCGAGGAAACAGGCTGGGGTGTCGTGCCACCCACCGCCATTGGGGGGCTCTTTCGCGATCGATTGGGTTCGCTTGCCCAGGCCCTGGAGCAGCACAGCCAGCGAAGTTGGCTCGTGGTCCAGGGCCGAGCTCTTGATCTGCATGCCCTTGGGATACCGGTATGA
- a CDS encoding tRNA (cytidine(34)-2'-O)-methyltransferase codes for MTLPESPLRIALFEPRIPPNTGNIARSCAAFQLPLSLIEPLGFSIDDRAVKRAGLDYWPHVDLATHPDFEHFLAELPVPHRLIGCSRHQGQSLSTFQFQPGDVLLFGREDTGLPNPVRERCDAICTIPMRGHENVRSLNLSVSCALVSFQAGLQLGLW; via the coding sequence ATGACCTTGCCTGAATCGCCATTGCGCATCGCGCTGTTCGAGCCGCGCATTCCACCCAATACAGGAAACATTGCACGCAGCTGTGCAGCTTTTCAATTGCCTTTGTCGTTAATTGAGCCGTTGGGATTCAGCATTGATGATCGAGCAGTCAAACGTGCTGGATTGGATTACTGGCCCCATGTCGACTTGGCGACTCACCCAGATTTTGAGCACTTCCTTGCTGAACTGCCCGTCCCTCATCGCCTGATCGGTTGCAGCCGGCATCAAGGCCAATCCCTGAGCACATTTCAGTTCCAGCCTGGAGACGTGCTGCTCTTCGGACGGGAAGACACCGGGTTACCCAACCCCGTTCGCGAGCGCTGTGATGCGATCTGCACGATTCCAATGCGTGGCCATGAGAACGTGCGCAGCTTGAATCTCTCTGTGTCCTGTGCGCTGGTGAGTTTCCAAGCGGGTCTCCAACTGGGTTTGTGGTAA
- a CDS encoding peptidoglycan DD-metalloendopeptidase family protein — MKPLLTLALTSAIPVLGLAAIGSQPGIADGRHNTGAQDFLLASAPPPVATESKRQWIRVNQDVRLSALADDLNLAVETLTKLNELPSDASIKKGAWVVLPELDDLKLALSTFLDRKKISDTAPLVPPPSLGQVIKITSSDSLTSIAKRHGLSLTDIRRLNPGVNLARLVIGSELKVANASTRALLAIRPGVSGGASWPSRPQFPGGTQQDQAQSFLWPAKGVFTSGYGWRWGRMHKGIDIANNVGTPILAAKDGVVVYSGWSSGYGYLVEMSHGDGTSTRYAHNSRLLVRKGQLVPQGQTISLMGSTGRSTGPHLHFEIRKPGGAAVDPMSLLSSRRA; from the coding sequence ATGAAGCCCCTCCTCACACTGGCACTCACCTCTGCGATTCCCGTTCTGGGGCTTGCAGCCATCGGTAGTCAGCCTGGCATCGCTGATGGCCGTCACAACACGGGCGCCCAAGATTTCCTGCTCGCTTCTGCTCCACCTCCTGTCGCCACCGAATCCAAACGGCAGTGGATTCGCGTCAATCAAGACGTTCGTTTGAGCGCGCTGGCCGACGATCTCAACCTGGCCGTCGAGACACTCACCAAGCTCAATGAGCTGCCATCAGACGCTTCCATCAAGAAAGGCGCTTGGGTTGTCCTTCCCGAGCTTGACGATCTGAAGCTTGCACTGTCCACATTCCTTGATCGGAAAAAGATCAGCGATACGGCACCACTCGTGCCGCCACCTTCGCTTGGTCAGGTTATCAAAATCACTAGCAGCGACTCGCTCACATCGATTGCGAAGCGCCATGGCCTCAGCCTGACCGACATTCGCCGCTTGAATCCCGGTGTCAACCTGGCGCGACTGGTGATTGGCTCAGAGCTCAAGGTGGCCAATGCCTCGACTCGTGCTCTGCTTGCCATTCGGCCTGGTGTTTCCGGTGGTGCGAGCTGGCCCAGTCGTCCCCAGTTCCCTGGTGGAACGCAGCAAGACCAGGCACAATCCTTCCTTTGGCCTGCCAAAGGCGTCTTCACGTCTGGTTACGGGTGGCGTTGGGGACGCATGCACAAAGGCATTGATATTGCCAACAACGTCGGCACCCCGATTCTGGCCGCTAAGGACGGTGTTGTTGTCTACTCCGGTTGGAGCAGTGGATATGGCTATCTCGTTGAGATGAGTCACGGCGATGGCACGTCCACCCGCTATGCCCACAACAGTCGCTTGCTCGTGCGCAAAGGGCAGCTGGTCCCTCAAGGACAGACCATTTCGCTGATGGGAAGTACCGGTCGCAGCACTGGTCCTCATCTGCACTTCGAAATCCGTAAGCCAGGTGGTGCAGCAGTCGATCCGATGAGCCTTCTTTCCAGTCGCCGCGCCTGA
- a CDS encoding peroxiredoxin — MTATGALRVGQQAPDFTATAVVDQEFKEVTLSQYRGKYVVLFFYPLDFTFVCPTEITAFSDRYADFSSKNTEVLGVSVDSQFSHLAWIQTPRNQGGLGDIAYPLVADLKKEIASAYNVLDEDAGVALRGLFIIDPDGVIMHSTINNLPVGRNVDETLRVLQAFQYVQSHPDEVCPANWTPGEKTMKPDPVGSKEFFAAVN, encoded by the coding sequence ATGACCGCCACCGGCGCTCTGCGCGTGGGTCAACAGGCCCCCGATTTCACCGCCACCGCAGTGGTTGACCAGGAATTCAAAGAGGTCACCCTGTCGCAGTATCGCGGCAAGTACGTGGTGCTGTTCTTCTACCCCCTCGACTTCACCTTCGTGTGCCCCACGGAGATCACTGCATTCAGCGACCGCTATGCAGACTTCTCCAGCAAGAACACTGAAGTGCTGGGCGTTTCTGTGGACAGCCAGTTCAGCCACTTGGCTTGGATTCAAACTCCCCGCAACCAGGGTGGCCTTGGCGACATCGCCTATCCCCTGGTCGCTGACCTGAAGAAGGAAATCGCTAGCGCATACAACGTCCTCGATGAGGATGCTGGCGTGGCACTGCGTGGCCTGTTCATCATTGACCCTGATGGTGTGATCATGCACTCCACCATCAACAACCTGCCCGTGGGTCGCAACGTCGACGAGACGCTCCGCGTCCTCCAGGCCTTCCAGTACGTGCAGTCTCACCCCGATGAGGTCTGCCCCGCAAACTGGACTCCCGGCGAGAAGACCATGAAGCCCGACCCCGTCGGCAGCAAGGAGTTCTTCGCCGCAGTCAACTGA